One Sphingomonas sp. SUN039 genomic window carries:
- a CDS encoding YbjN domain-containing protein: MKLHYLAALGALVLGAAAQAEAISATSPQSIVSAMQNAGYKATLTKDNSGDPMINSSSGGSNFSVFFFGCTKNTDCRTVQFYAGYSDRKPSLSQMNDWNSKKRFSRAYISDSGNARIEMDLDLDDGGMSTKLFEDNLEFWVAVMGAFEKHIAG; this comes from the coding sequence ATGAAACTTCACTACCTCGCCGCACTCGGCGCACTGGTACTCGGCGCTGCCGCACAGGCAGAAGCGATCAGCGCGACCAGTCCGCAAAGCATCGTCAGCGCCATGCAAAATGCGGGCTACAAGGCGACGCTGACCAAGGACAACAGCGGCGATCCGATGATCAACAGTTCGTCAGGCGGTAGCAATTTTTCGGTGTTCTTTTTCGGTTGCACCAAAAACACCGATTGCCGCACGGTCCAGTTCTATGCGGGATACAGCGACCGCAAGCCATCGCTCAGCCAGATGAACGACTGGAACTCCAAAAAACGGTTCTCGCGCGCCTATATCTCGGACAGTGGCAATGCACGAATCGAAATGGACCTCGACCTCGACGACGGCGGCATGTCGACGAAGCTGTTCGAGGACAATCTGGAATTCTGGGTCGCTGTGATGGGTGCATTCGAAAAGCACATCGCGGGCTGA
- a CDS encoding NADH-quinone oxidoreductase subunit A, whose protein sequence is MTQVAAGYLPILLFLAIALAISCVFVFGPMVAQRFTGAYNPTPEKLSEYECGFPAFEDSRAQYDVRFYLVAILFIVFDLEAAFLYPWAVSLQHSGWTGWTAMMVFLAELALGLAYAWKKGALEWE, encoded by the coding sequence ATGACGCAAGTCGCGGCGGGTTACCTGCCGATCCTGCTGTTCCTCGCCATTGCGCTGGCGATCAGCTGTGTCTTCGTGTTCGGGCCGATGGTCGCGCAGCGCTTTACCGGCGCGTACAATCCGACCCCCGAAAAACTCAGCGAATATGAATGCGGCTTCCCCGCGTTCGAGGACAGCCGCGCACAATATGACGTGCGCTTTTACCTCGTCGCCATCCTGTTCATCGTCTTCGATCTGGAGGCGGCATTTCTTTATCCCTGGGCGGTCAGTCTTCAGCACAGCGGCTGGACCGGCTGGACCGCGATGATGGTGTTCCTCGCCGAGCTTGCGCTGGGCCTGGCTTATGCGTGGAAGAAGGGGGCGCTGGAGTGGGAGTAG
- a CDS encoding NuoB/complex I 20 kDa subunit family protein: MGVELARSAAAEGRLIMPSDPLFADMQSELDNKGFLVASTEDLFHWARTGSLWWMTFGLACCAVEMIHVNMPRYDLERFGVAPRASPRQSDVMIVAGTLCNKMAPALRKVYDQMSDPKYVISMGSCANGGGYYHYSYSVVRGCDRIVPVDIYVPGCPPTAEALLYGIMQLQRKIRRVGTIER, encoded by the coding sequence GTGGGAGTAGAACTGGCCCGCAGCGCCGCCGCCGAGGGGCGGCTAATCATGCCGAGCGATCCGCTGTTCGCCGACATGCAGAGCGAACTCGACAACAAGGGCTTCCTCGTCGCGTCGACCGAGGATCTGTTCCATTGGGCGCGCACCGGTTCGCTGTGGTGGATGACGTTCGGGCTGGCGTGCTGCGCGGTCGAAATGATCCACGTCAACATGCCGCGTTACGACCTCGAACGCTTCGGCGTGGCGCCGCGCGCCAGTCCGCGCCAGAGCGACGTGATGATCGTCGCGGGAACGCTCTGCAACAAAATGGCTCCGGCGCTCCGCAAGGTGTACGACCAGATGTCGGACCCGAAATACGTTATCTCGATGGGGTCGTGTGCCAACGGCGGCGGCTATTACCACTATAGCTACAGCGTCGTGCGCGGCTGCGACCGGATCGTGCCGGTGGATATCTATGTGCCCGGGTGCCCGCCGACGGCCGAAGCGCTGTTGTACGGGATCATGCAGCTACAGCGGAAAATCCGCCGCGTCGGGACGATCGAACGCTAA
- a CDS encoding NADH-quinone oxidoreductase subunit C: protein MGHPAPAYAANDGAIDLARKLCGKAVLDAWDKVGEVTLLVARDGLVAAMTALRDAGYQQLMEIAGVDYPERPERFEVVYHLLSVTKNHRIRVKVTTDEVKPVPSVTGIWPVAGWLEREVFDMYGVLFSGNADLRRILTDYGFVGHPQRKDFPLTGFTELRWSEEAKRVVSEPVRLAQDFRTFDFLSPWEGAEYALPGDEKAALPEAKGAPSPVTADQVKKADAAATPAKAPPPKPKVTEKVGDSGADAKTVAAAKPRAPRKPRAPKGAA from the coding sequence ATGGGACATCCCGCGCCCGCTTATGCCGCCAATGACGGCGCGATCGATCTTGCCCGCAAGCTTTGCGGCAAGGCGGTGCTCGATGCGTGGGACAAGGTCGGCGAGGTTACGTTGCTTGTCGCACGCGATGGCCTCGTCGCCGCCATGACTGCGTTGCGCGATGCCGGTTACCAGCAGTTGATGGAAATCGCGGGCGTCGATTACCCCGAGCGGCCTGAGCGGTTCGAGGTGGTCTATCACCTGCTCAGCGTGACCAAGAACCACCGCATCCGCGTCAAGGTGACAACCGATGAGGTAAAGCCGGTGCCAAGCGTCACCGGCATCTGGCCGGTCGCCGGGTGGCTCGAGCGCGAGGTGTTCGACATGTACGGCGTGCTGTTCAGCGGCAATGCCGACCTGCGGCGCATCCTCACCGATTACGGTTTCGTGGGACATCCGCAGCGCAAGGATTTCCCGCTGACCGGCTTCACCGAACTGCGCTGGTCCGAAGAAGCCAAGCGCGTGGTCAGCGAACCGGTACGGTTGGCGCAGGATTTCCGCACCTTCGATTTCCTGTCGCCGTGGGAAGGTGCCGAATACGCGCTGCCGGGCGACGAGAAGGCGGCACTGCCCGAAGCCAAGGGCGCGCCGTCGCCTGTGACGGCGGATCAGGTGAAAAAGGCCGATGCCGCCGCGACCCCCGCCAAGGCGCCGCCGCCCAAGCCCAAGGTCACCGAAAAAGTCGGCGACAGCGGTGCGGATGCGAAGACAGTCGCCGCCGCCAAGCCGCGCGCCCCGCGTAAACCGCGTGCGCCGAAGGGAGCCGCGTAA
- a CDS encoding NADH-quinone oxidoreductase subunit D: protein MAEVLEDAISTRRIVTVGNQAGSETPGDTAIDNYTINFGPQHPAAHGVLRLVMELDGEIVERCDPHIGLLHRGTEKLIEYKTYLQALPYFDRLDYCSPLCMEHSYVLAIEKLLDLEVPLRAQYLRVFFAELTRISNHMLNLGSHVMDVGAMTPNLWMFEVREDCLNFFERASGARMHSAYFRPGGVHQDVPLKLLTDIADWLDTRLPRLFEDAISLVADNRIFKQRNVDIGVVTKDDALRWGFSGPMIRGSGIAWDLRKSQPYDVYAKVDFDVPVGTRGDCYDRFMCRVEEVRQSARIMKQCLQDMPEGPILTDDRKVAPPKRAEMKTSMEAMIHHFKLYTEGFHVPAGEVYVATESPKGEFGVYLVADGTNKPYRCKIRPTAFSHLQAMDFMMKGHMLADTTAVLGAMDIVFGECDR from the coding sequence ATGGCTGAGGTTCTCGAAGACGCCATCTCGACGCGGCGCATCGTAACGGTCGGCAATCAGGCGGGAAGCGAAACCCCCGGTGACACCGCGATCGACAATTATACGATCAATTTCGGGCCGCAGCATCCCGCCGCGCACGGCGTGCTGCGCCTTGTCATGGAGCTCGACGGGGAGATCGTCGAGCGCTGCGATCCGCATATCGGACTGCTTCATCGCGGCACCGAAAAGCTGATCGAGTATAAGACCTATTTGCAGGCGCTGCCCTATTTCGACCGGCTCGATTATTGCTCGCCGCTCTGCATGGAGCACAGCTATGTGCTGGCGATCGAGAAACTGCTCGATCTGGAAGTTCCGCTGCGTGCCCAATACCTTCGCGTCTTCTTTGCAGAACTGACGCGAATATCGAACCACATGCTGAATCTCGGTTCGCACGTCATGGATGTCGGCGCGATGACGCCGAATTTGTGGATGTTCGAGGTGCGCGAGGATTGCCTGAACTTCTTCGAACGCGCGTCGGGCGCGCGCATGCACAGCGCCTATTTCCGGCCCGGCGGCGTGCATCAGGACGTGCCGCTGAAGCTGCTGACCGACATCGCCGACTGGCTCGACACGCGGCTGCCGCGCCTGTTCGAGGATGCGATTTCGCTCGTCGCCGACAACCGCATTTTCAAACAGCGCAACGTCGATATCGGCGTGGTGACGAAGGACGATGCGCTGCGTTGGGGCTTTTCCGGCCCGATGATCCGGGGCAGCGGCATCGCCTGGGATTTGCGGAAATCGCAGCCCTATGACGTCTATGCCAAGGTCGATTTCGACGTGCCCGTCGGCACGCGCGGCGATTGCTACGACCGGTTCATGTGCCGCGTCGAGGAAGTCCGCCAGTCGGCGCGCATCATGAAGCAATGCCTGCAGGACATGCCCGAGGGGCCGATCCTGACCGACGACCGCAAGGTCGCGCCGCCCAAGCGCGCCGAAATGAAGACGTCGATGGAAGCGATGATCCATCACTTCAAACTCTACACCGAAGGCTTCCACGTCCCCGCCGGCGAAGTCTATGTCGCGACCGAAAGCCCCAAGGGCGAATTCGGCGTCTACCTGGTCGCCGATGGCACCAACAAGCCGTATCGCTGCAAGATCCGCCCGACCGCGTTCAGCCATTTGCAGGCGATGGACTTCATGATGAAGGGCCACATGCTTGCGGATACGACGGCGGTGCTCGGCGCGATGGATATCGTGTTCGGGGAGTGCGACCGGTGA
- a CDS encoding NAD(P)H-dependent oxidoreductase subunit E produces MADAPHIPDEAETGSFAWTPANATKAAEIIARYPAGRQQSAVMPLLDLAQRQVGAETTTQGWLPVPVIEFVAAQLGMPYMRAYEVVTFYTMYNMAPVGQFHVQVCGTTPCMLRGSDDVMAACQNKGLSKGKTTPDGLFTLTEVECMGNCSSAPMVQINDDNYEDLDYDRMTAILDALAAGETPKTGTHEPGRHTVEPLGGPTTLVEMVAANHDYRKEWA; encoded by the coding sequence ATGGCTGACGCACCCCACATCCCCGACGAGGCCGAAACCGGCAGCTTTGCTTGGACGCCCGCGAACGCCACCAAGGCCGCCGAGATCATCGCGCGCTATCCCGCCGGTCGCCAGCAATCGGCGGTGATGCCGCTGCTCGACCTCGCCCAGCGGCAGGTCGGCGCGGAGACGACCACGCAGGGGTGGCTACCCGTGCCGGTGATCGAGTTCGTCGCCGCGCAGCTCGGCATGCCCTATATGCGCGCGTACGAAGTTGTGACCTTCTACACGATGTACAACATGGCCCCGGTCGGGCAGTTCCATGTGCAGGTTTGCGGCACGACGCCGTGCATGTTGCGTGGGTCGGACGATGTGATGGCGGCGTGCCAGAACAAGGGGCTGTCGAAGGGTAAGACGACGCCCGACGGGCTGTTCACGCTGACCGAGGTCGAATGCATGGGCAATTGTTCGTCGGCGCCGATGGTGCAGATCAACGACGACAATTACGAGGACCTCGACTACGACCGCATGACCGCGATCCTAGACGCACTGGCGGCGGGTGAGACGCCCAAGACGGGGACGCACGAACCGGGGCGGCACACGGTCGAGCCGCTCGGCGGGCCGACGACGCTCGTCGAAATGGTCGCGGCTAACCACGATTACCGTAAGGAATGGGCATGA
- the nuoF gene encoding NADH-quinone oxidoreductase subunit NuoF, whose product MLADKDRIFTNLYGFQPWSLDAAMARGDWSDTKALMAAGQDAIIDSIKTSGLRGRGGAGFPTGMKWSFMPKEPKPDRPNFLVINADESEPGSCKDREIIRHDPHKLIEGALIAGYAMRARAAYIYIRGEYIREAETLFAAVAEAYAKGLLGKNAAKSGYDFDVFVHRGAGAYICGEETAMLESLEGKKGQPRLKPPFPAGAGLYGCPTTVNNVESIAVVPTILRRGPAWFAGIGTPKNEGTKLFQISGHVERPCVVEEAMSIPFRELIDKHCGGIRGGWDNLLAVIPGGSSVPLVPAAQIIDAPMDFDGLKALGSGLGTAAVIVMDKSTDIVRAISRLSYFYKHESCGQCTPCREGTGWMWRMMERLRVGDGEIADIDMLHEVTKQVEGHTICALGDAAAWPIQGLIRHFRPELERRMAERNAPPMLEAAE is encoded by the coding sequence GTGCTCGCTGACAAGGACCGCATTTTCACCAACCTCTATGGCTTCCAGCCGTGGTCGCTCGACGCCGCGATGGCGCGTGGTGACTGGAGCGATACCAAGGCGCTGATGGCGGCCGGGCAGGACGCGATCATCGACAGCATCAAGACGAGCGGATTGCGCGGGCGCGGCGGGGCGGGGTTCCCGACGGGGATGAAGTGGAGCTTCATGCCCAAGGAACCCAAGCCCGACCGGCCCAACTTCCTCGTCATCAACGCCGACGAGTCCGAGCCCGGCAGTTGCAAGGACCGCGAGATTATCCGCCACGATCCGCACAAGCTGATCGAAGGCGCGCTGATCGCCGGTTACGCGATGCGCGCGCGCGCTGCGTATATCTACATTCGCGGCGAATATATCCGCGAGGCCGAGACGCTGTTTGCGGCGGTTGCTGAGGCCTATGCCAAGGGGCTGCTCGGCAAGAACGCGGCGAAATCGGGCTATGATTTCGATGTATTCGTCCACCGGGGCGCGGGCGCGTATATCTGCGGCGAAGAGACCGCGATGCTCGAAAGCCTCGAGGGCAAAAAGGGCCAGCCGCGCCTGAAGCCGCCGTTCCCGGCTGGTGCGGGCCTCTATGGCTGCCCGACGACGGTCAACAATGTCGAAAGCATTGCCGTCGTGCCCACAATCCTGCGGCGCGGACCTGCTTGGTTCGCCGGGATCGGCACGCCGAAGAACGAAGGCACCAAGCTCTTCCAGATTTCGGGCCATGTCGAGCGGCCCTGCGTGGTCGAGGAAGCGATGAGCATCCCGTTCCGCGAACTGATCGACAAGCATTGCGGTGGCATTCGCGGTGGGTGGGACAATCTGCTCGCGGTCATTCCCGGCGGCTCGTCGGTGCCGCTTGTCCCCGCCGCGCAGATCATCGACGCGCCGATGGACTTCGACGGGCTGAAGGCGCTCGGCTCGGGCCTTGGAACCGCTGCGGTTATCGTGATGGATAAATCGACCGACATCGTCCGCGCCATTTCGCGGCTGTCTTACTTCTACAAGCACGAAAGCTGCGGCCAGTGCACCCCGTGCCGCGAAGGCACCGGCTGGATGTGGCGGATGATGGAGCGCCTGCGCGTCGGCGACGGCGAAATCGCCGATATCGACATGTTGCACGAAGTGACCAAACAGGTCGAAGGCCACACCATCTGCGCGCTGGGCGACGCGGCGGCCTGGCCGATCCAGGGCCTGATCCGCCATTTCCGCCCCGAACTCGAACGCCGTATGGCGGAGCGCAACGCCCCGCCGATGCTGGAGGCTGCCGAATGA
- the nuoG gene encoding NADH-quinone oxidoreductase subunit NuoG, with translation MPKLTVDGIDVEVPAGATVLQACEAAGKEIPRFCYHERLSIAGNCRMCLVEVAPGPPKPQASCALPAAEGQMVRTDSPMVKKAREGVMEFLLINHPLDCPICDQGGECDLQDQSVAYGKGNSRYDENKRAVTEKYMGPIVKTVMTRCIQCTRCIRFAEEVAGVEDIGAIGRGENMQITTYLEHAIQSELSGNVVDLCPVGALTSKPYAFEARPWELKKTHSIDVMDAVGTNIRLDSRGRQVLRALPRINEDVNEEWASDKTRHAVDGLVRKRLDRPYVRVNGKLQPASWDEAFAAIKAVDAGSSVAAIAGDLVDCETMYAAKVLLRNLGSSLLEGRQTGLKYDVSSLSAVNFNTTISGIETADVILLVGTNLRWEAPLVNTRVRKAIKRGARVFAIGPETDLTYKAHWLGSDVGALTKLPKDLADAFGAAERPAIIVGGGALKMDGVHGAALALAEKFNLVREGWNGFNVLHFSAARMGGLMLGYAQPDGISALVGTRLVFALGADEVDWSAFGSSFKVYIGHHGDAGAHAADVILPGATYAEKAGTYVNLEGRVQMAERAVFAPGDAREDWAILRALSDVLGARLPFDSFEGLRAAMAGEVPALGVEGLADYGWSAPKLPSKPKGEITGYPIKDFYLTNAICRASPTMAACSREIVHGETGMLEAAE, from the coding sequence ATGCCTAAACTGACCGTCGACGGCATCGACGTCGAAGTCCCTGCGGGCGCGACCGTGCTGCAGGCTTGCGAGGCTGCGGGGAAGGAGATTCCGCGCTTCTGCTACCACGAGCGGCTGAGCATCGCGGGCAATTGCCGGATGTGCCTAGTCGAGGTCGCGCCGGGGCCGCCCAAGCCGCAGGCGTCGTGCGCGCTGCCCGCTGCCGAGGGGCAGATGGTCCGGACGGATTCGCCCATGGTGAAGAAGGCGCGCGAGGGGGTGATGGAGTTCCTGCTCATCAACCACCCGCTCGATTGCCCGATCTGCGATCAGGGCGGCGAATGCGATCTGCAGGACCAGAGCGTCGCCTATGGCAAGGGCAACAGCCGCTACGACGAGAACAAGCGCGCGGTCACCGAGAAATACATGGGGCCGATCGTCAAGACGGTGATGACGCGCTGCATCCAGTGCACGCGCTGCATCCGCTTTGCCGAAGAAGTCGCGGGTGTCGAGGACATCGGCGCGATCGGGCGCGGCGAGAATATGCAGATTACAACCTATCTGGAACATGCAATCCAGTCCGAACTGTCAGGCAACGTCGTCGATCTGTGTCCGGTGGGCGCGCTGACCAGCAAGCCCTATGCGTTCGAGGCGCGGCCGTGGGAGCTGAAAAAGACCCACAGCATCGACGTGATGGACGCGGTCGGCACCAACATCCGGCTCGACAGTCGCGGGCGGCAAGTGCTGCGCGCGTTGCCGCGCATCAACGAGGACGTGAACGAGGAATGGGCCTCGGATAAGACGCGCCATGCGGTCGACGGCCTTGTCAGGAAGCGGCTCGACCGGCCCTATGTGCGCGTGAACGGCAAGTTGCAGCCTGCGTCATGGGACGAAGCTTTCGCAGCGATCAAGGCGGTCGATGCGGGTAGCAGTGTTGCCGCTATTGCGGGGGACTTGGTCGACTGCGAGACCATGTATGCGGCGAAGGTGCTACTGCGGAACCTGGGGTCGTCGCTGCTCGAAGGGCGGCAAACGGGCCTGAAATACGATGTTTCTTCGCTGTCGGCGGTGAATTTCAACACCACCATATCGGGGATCGAGACGGCGGACGTCATCCTGCTGGTCGGCACGAATTTGCGCTGGGAAGCACCGCTGGTGAACACCCGCGTTCGGAAAGCGATCAAGCGCGGGGCCAGGGTTTTCGCCATCGGGCCGGAGACCGATCTTACTTATAAGGCGCACTGGCTTGGAAGCGACGTCGGCGCCCTGACCAAATTGCCGAAGGATTTGGCCGATGCTTTCGGTGCGGCGGAACGACCTGCGATTATCGTCGGCGGCGGGGCGCTAAAGATGGACGGTGTGCACGGCGCGGCACTCGCGCTGGCGGAGAAGTTCAATTTGGTGAGGGAAGGGTGGAACGGATTCAACGTCCTGCACTTCTCGGCGGCGCGGATGGGCGGGCTGATGCTCGGCTATGCCCAGCCCGACGGTATATCTGCACTGGTCGGAACCAGATTGGTGTTCGCGCTGGGCGCGGACGAGGTCGATTGGTCGGCGTTCGGCTCATCGTTCAAGGTGTACATCGGCCATCACGGCGATGCGGGCGCGCATGCTGCCGACGTGATCCTGCCGGGCGCTACCTATGCCGAAAAGGCGGGGACCTACGTCAATCTCGAAGGCCGCGTGCAGATGGCCGAACGCGCGGTGTTCGCGCCGGGCGATGCGCGCGAGGACTGGGCGATCCTGCGCGCGCTCAGCGACGTGCTGGGCGCGCGCCTGCCGTTCGACAGTTTCGAAGGGCTTCGCGCGGCAATGGCGGGCGAGGTCCCGGCGCTCGGCGTCGAGGGGCTGGCGGATTACGGCTGGTCGGCGCCGAAGCTGCCGTCGAAGCCGAAGGGCGAGATTACGGGCTATCCGATCAAGGATTTCTACCTGACCAACGCCATCTGCCGCGCGTCGCCGACGATGGCCGCGTGTTCGCGCGAGATTGTGCATGGCGAGACCGGGATGCTGGAGGCGGCGGAATGA
- the nuoH gene encoding NADH-quinone oxidoreductase subunit NuoH, protein MTWTAWAQSHLGYTAGWLAFNIAMVLLIALPVMLAVAMIIYADRKIWAAMALRKGPNVVGPFGILQSFADGLKVFLQETIIPSSANKGLFLLAPIITFTVALIVWAVIPFDAGMALADINVGLLYILAASSLGVYGIMMAGWSSNSKYPFYSALRAAAQMVSYEVSIGFVLISVVLWAGSFNLSVIVEQQRSHLWITNGFGFNPLFFPMAVVFFISSLAETARAPFDLTEAESELVAGYQTEYSSMAFALFWLGEYANVILMCALNAILFWGGYLPPVDWAPLYVVPGILWLFLKILVFFFLFSWVKATVPRYRYDQLMRLGWKIFLPLSLIWVVLVSGYLMINRYNCSGPAEQKSGKGWVTHDGESDLGKCPAVSFKQ, encoded by the coding sequence ATGACCTGGACCGCCTGGGCGCAATCGCATCTCGGCTACACCGCAGGCTGGCTGGCGTTCAACATTGCGATGGTGTTGCTCATCGCGCTTCCCGTCATGCTTGCGGTCGCGATGATCATTTATGCCGACCGCAAGATCTGGGCGGCGATGGCACTTCGCAAGGGGCCGAATGTCGTCGGCCCGTTCGGCATCCTCCAGTCGTTTGCCGACGGACTGAAGGTGTTCCTGCAGGAAACGATCATCCCGTCGAGCGCGAACAAGGGGCTGTTCCTGCTCGCGCCGATCATCACCTTCACTGTGGCGCTGATCGTCTGGGCGGTCATCCCGTTCGATGCGGGGATGGCGCTCGCCGATATCAATGTCGGGCTGCTCTATATTCTCGCGGCGAGTTCGCTCGGCGTTTACGGGATCATGATGGCGGGTTGGTCGTCTAACTCGAAATACCCGTTTTACAGTGCGTTGCGCGCCGCTGCTCAAATGGTTTCGTATGAAGTCAGCATTGGCTTCGTGCTGATCTCGGTCGTGCTGTGGGCGGGCAGTTTCAACCTCTCGGTCATCGTCGAGCAGCAGCGTTCGCATCTGTGGATCACCAACGGCTTCGGCTTCAACCCGTTGTTCTTCCCGATGGCGGTGGTGTTCTTCATCAGCTCGCTGGCGGAAACCGCGCGCGCGCCGTTCGACCTGACCGAGGCCGAAAGCGAGCTCGTCGCGGGGTATCAGACCGAATATTCGTCGATGGCCTTCGCGCTGTTCTGGCTGGGCGAATACGCCAACGTCATCCTGATGTGCGCGCTCAACGCGATCCTGTTCTGGGGCGGCTATCTGCCGCCAGTCGACTGGGCACCGCTCTATGTGGTGCCGGGCATCCTGTGGCTGTTCCTCAAGATCCTTGTCTTCTTCTTCCTGTTCAGTTGGGTGAAGGCGACCGTCCCGCGTTACCGCTACGACCAGTTGATGCGGCTGGGCTGGAAAATCTTCCTGCCGCTGTCGCTGATTTGGGTGGTGCTGGTGAGCGGGTATCTGATGATCAACCGCTATAACTGCAGCGGTCCCGCCGAGCAGAAGTCCGGCAAGGGCTGGGTGACCCATGACGGCGAATCTGACCTTGGAAAATGCCCTGCCGTGAGTTTCAAACAATGA
- the nuoI gene encoding NADH-quinone oxidoreductase subunit NuoI, with the protein MNVAHLIKTFTLWEFVKAHALTLRYFFKKKATINYPFEKNPISPRFRGEHALRRYPNGEERCIACKLCEAVCPAQAITIEAEPRADGSRRTTRYDIDMTKCIYCGLCQEACPVDAVVEGPNFEFATETREELIYDKAKLLDNGDRWERAIAANLAADAPYR; encoded by the coding sequence ATGAACGTCGCCCACCTCATCAAAACCTTCACCCTGTGGGAGTTCGTCAAGGCGCACGCGCTGACCTTGCGCTACTTCTTCAAGAAGAAGGCCACGATCAACTATCCGTTCGAGAAGAACCCGATTTCGCCGCGCTTCCGGGGCGAGCATGCGCTGCGCCGCTATCCGAACGGCGAGGAGCGCTGCATCGCGTGCAAGCTGTGCGAGGCGGTGTGTCCGGCGCAGGCGATCACCATCGAGGCCGAGCCGCGCGCCGACGGCAGCCGCCGCACGACGCGCTACGACATCGACATGACCAAGTGCATCTATTGCGGGCTGTGCCAGGAGGCGTGCCCGGTCGATGCCGTGGTCGAGGGGCCGAATTTCGAATTCGCGACCGAAACGCGCGAGGAGCTGATCTACGACAAGGCGAAACTGCTCGACAATGGCGACCGCTGGGAACGCGCGATTGCCGCGAACCTTGCCGCCGATGCCCCGTATCGCTAG
- a CDS encoding NADH-quinone oxidoreductase subunit J, protein MIQTLAFYLFASVVIASAVLTISARNPVHSVLWLILAFFNAAGLMLILGAEFIAMLLVIVYVGAVAVLFLFVVMMLDIDFAEARTGFTKYLPFGLLVAVVLIAETLFATAAWQAGPIQLANRAGVTPQAMPNIEALGALIYTKYVYVFEGAGLVLLVAMIGAIVLTHRARGGVKAQNISRQVQRRPEDAVRIVKDQPVGAGVEL, encoded by the coding sequence GTGATTCAGACCCTTGCCTTCTACCTGTTCGCCAGCGTCGTCATCGCGTCGGCGGTGCTGACGATCAGCGCGCGCAACCCCGTGCATTCGGTGCTGTGGCTGATCCTCGCGTTTTTTAACGCGGCGGGGCTGATGCTGATCCTCGGCGCCGAGTTCATCGCGATGCTGCTGGTGATCGTCTATGTCGGCGCGGTCGCGGTGCTGTTCCTGTTCGTCGTGATGATGCTCGACATCGACTTTGCCGAGGCGCGTACAGGTTTCACGAAGTATCTGCCGTTCGGGCTGCTGGTCGCCGTCGTGCTGATCGCGGAGACCTTGTTTGCGACGGCCGCGTGGCAGGCGGGCCCGATCCAGCTCGCCAATCGCGCGGGCGTGACGCCGCAGGCCATGCCGAATATCGAGGCGCTGGGGGCGCTGATCTACACGAAATATGTCTATGTGTTCGAGGGCGCGGGCCTTGTGCTGCTCGTTGCGATGATCGGCGCGATCGTCCTGACCCACCGCGCGCGCGGCGGGGTGAAGGCGCAGAATATTTCGCGGCAGGTCCAGCGTCGCCCCGAAGACGCGGTGCGGATCGTCAAGGATCAGCCGGTCGGTGCGGGGGTGGAGCTGTGA
- the nuoK gene encoding NADH-quinone oxidoreductase subunit NuoK yields the protein MIGLHHYITVSAILFVLGVLGIFINRKNIIVILMAIELILLSVNINLVAFSAFLGDLVGQVFAMFVLTVAAGEAAIGLAILVIYFRRAATIAVDDVNRMRG from the coding sequence ATGATCGGCCTCCACCATTATATCACCGTCAGCGCGATTCTGTTTGTGCTCGGCGTGCTGGGCATCTTCATCAACCGCAAGAACATCATCGTCATCCTGATGGCGATCGAGCTGATCCTTCTGTCGGTGAACATCAACCTCGTCGCATTCAGTGCCTTCCTCGGCGACCTCGTCGGACAGGTGTTCGCGATGTTCGTGCTGACGGTGGCGGCGGGCGAGGCGGCCATCGGGCTGGCCATCCTCGTCATCTATTTCCGCCGCGCCGCGACCATCGCGGTCGACGACGTCAACCGGATGCGGGGGTAA